Proteins from a single region of Apostichopus japonicus isolate 1M-3 chromosome 21, ASM3797524v1, whole genome shotgun sequence:
- the LOC139962722 gene encoding transmembrane protein 181-like isoform X1, with product MMDSFGFAYQYPEWKLKLKPATQRCNDLCNAIQDFIAPKYYYDRSTRSVQMRLYTLTKRQFVLVFICFFAAFGVSVLIGITGPSIDVSFSTVRSNANTNDSFSLESPTLNKFNRSLWLTAVINSTDYKKDKFQSDLAVTVSIRGAKDDASVEKVGQQEYNHDRSLICSKKSGCQPILLAHVGVLEYAKYHFVITLAGLENNPADSISFCFRSYNPIFSNMEIWFRFIFLVLTFIVTCMFAHALRKFSIRDWSIEQKWLSVLLPLLLLYNNPIFPLIFLVNSWVPLIVDNIFQTTFLSALLLFWLCTYHGIRQSDRKWMKFYLPKAIIVGAMWIIGITMTCWQQYRGLYDPTFNYKVDSGNFVALITIFFIFGGLYLLYLLFLVIRAFTELRSLPYMNLRLQFMTILMLCVVIASTIITILRFGVSIIKENFVSELSTYYKNSAEFLAFYSLLNLYLYTMAFVYSPSKNAYKDSYFKDNPTFAMLNESEDDMGSEDEEDQRTSLTSTRYQDSDNE from the exons ATGATGGACAGTTTTGGCTTTGCGTACCAGTATCCAGAATGGAAGTTAAAGTTAAAACCAGCTACACAGAGATGCAATGATCTCTGTAACGCCATTCAGGACTTTATCGCACCAAAGTACTATTACGATCGGTCAACGcg GTCGGTGCAAATGAGACTTTATACTCTCACGAAGAGACAGTTTGTGCTCGTCTTCATCTGTTTCTTTGCTGCTTTTGGAGTTTCAGTCTTAATAGGAATCACAG GTCCAAGTATAGATGTGTCCTTTTCAACAGTACGAAGTAACGCCAATACC AATGACTCTTTTTCTTTGGAGTCTCCCACCTTAAATAAATTTAACCGGTCGTTATGGCTGACAGCAGTAATAAATTCCACAGATT ataaaaaagacaaatttcAGAGTGATCTGGCAGTGACGGTATCGATCCGTGGTGCGAAAGATGATGCCAGTGTGGAAAAGGTCGGCCAGCAAGAATACAACCATGACAGGTCTCTGATTTGCTCTAAG AAGAGTGGCTGTCAGCCAATTCTCCTGGCTCACGTCGGGGTCCTTGAGTATGCCAAATACCATTTTGTTATTACGCTCGCAGGACTCGAGAATAATCCAGCCGATTCAATTTCGTTTTGC TTTAGATCTTACAATCCGATCTTCTCGAATATGGAGATATGGTTCAGGTTCATCTTCCTAGTATTGACTTTCATCGTCACG TGCATGTTCGCCCATGCCTTGAGGAAGTTCTCCATTCGTGATTGGTCGATTGAGCAGAAGTGGCTGTCAGTCCTTCTGCCTCTGTTGTTGCTGTATAACA ATCCCATCTTCCCGTTAATCTTCCTAGTCAACAGCTGGGTTCCTCTGATCGTAGACAATATTTTCCAGACGACATTCCTATCTGCACTCTTGCTATTTTGGTTGTGCACGTATCACGGCATCAGACAG AGCGACAGAAAGTGGATGAAGTTTTATCTTCCAAAAGCGATCATTGTTGGTGCCATGTGGATTATCGGCATCACCATGACTTGCTGGCAACAGTACAGGGGTCTTTATGATCCAACTTTTAACTACAAAGTAGACTCAGGAAATTTTGTG gcATTGATAActattttcttcatctttggAGGTCTTTACCTTTTGTACCTACTCTTCCTGGTCATTCGGGCCTTTACAGAACTCAGATCGTTACCTTACATGA ATCTGAGGTTACAGTTCATGACTATATTAATGCTGTGTGTCGTAATTGCGAG CACGATTATTACGATCCTTAGGTTTGGAGTCAGCATCATCAAAGAGAATTTTGTGTCGGAGTTATCAACGTACTACAAGAACT CGGCGGAATTCCTGGCTTTCTATAGTCTATTGAACCTCTACCTGTATACCATGGCATTTGTCTACTCTCCATCCAAGAATGCCTACAAGG ATTCCTATTTTAAAGATAACCCAACATTTGCCATGCTCAATGAGTCTGAAGATGATATGGG GAGCGAAGACGAAGAGGACCAAAGGACGTCCCTGACCAGTACGAGGTACCAAGATAGCGACAACGAATGA
- the LOC139962722 gene encoding transmembrane protein 181-like isoform X3: MKMKKSFNIDSSVQMRLYTLTKRQFVLVFICFFAAFGVSVLIGITGPSIDVSFSTVRSNANTNDSFSLESPTLNKFNRSLWLTAVINSTDYKKDKFQSDLAVTVSIRGAKDDASVEKVGQQEYNHDRSLICSKKSGCQPILLAHVGVLEYAKYHFVITLAGLENNPADSISFCFRSYNPIFSNMEIWFRFIFLVLTFIVTCMFAHALRKFSIRDWSIEQKWLSVLLPLLLLYNNPIFPLIFLVNSWVPLIVDNIFQTTFLSALLLFWLCTYHGIRQSDRKWMKFYLPKAIIVGAMWIIGITMTCWQQYRGLYDPTFNYKVDSGNFVALITIFFIFGGLYLLYLLFLVIRAFTELRSLPYMNLRLQFMTILMLCVVIASTIITILRFGVSIIKENFVSELSTYYKNSAEFLAFYSLLNLYLYTMAFVYSPSKNAYKDSYFKDNPTFAMLNESEDDMGSEDEEDQRTSLTSTRYQDSDNE, translated from the exons ATGAAAATGAAGAAGTCTTTCAATATTGACTC GTCGGTGCAAATGAGACTTTATACTCTCACGAAGAGACAGTTTGTGCTCGTCTTCATCTGTTTCTTTGCTGCTTTTGGAGTTTCAGTCTTAATAGGAATCACAG GTCCAAGTATAGATGTGTCCTTTTCAACAGTACGAAGTAACGCCAATACC AATGACTCTTTTTCTTTGGAGTCTCCCACCTTAAATAAATTTAACCGGTCGTTATGGCTGACAGCAGTAATAAATTCCACAGATT ataaaaaagacaaatttcAGAGTGATCTGGCAGTGACGGTATCGATCCGTGGTGCGAAAGATGATGCCAGTGTGGAAAAGGTCGGCCAGCAAGAATACAACCATGACAGGTCTCTGATTTGCTCTAAG AAGAGTGGCTGTCAGCCAATTCTCCTGGCTCACGTCGGGGTCCTTGAGTATGCCAAATACCATTTTGTTATTACGCTCGCAGGACTCGAGAATAATCCAGCCGATTCAATTTCGTTTTGC TTTAGATCTTACAATCCGATCTTCTCGAATATGGAGATATGGTTCAGGTTCATCTTCCTAGTATTGACTTTCATCGTCACG TGCATGTTCGCCCATGCCTTGAGGAAGTTCTCCATTCGTGATTGGTCGATTGAGCAGAAGTGGCTGTCAGTCCTTCTGCCTCTGTTGTTGCTGTATAACA ATCCCATCTTCCCGTTAATCTTCCTAGTCAACAGCTGGGTTCCTCTGATCGTAGACAATATTTTCCAGACGACATTCCTATCTGCACTCTTGCTATTTTGGTTGTGCACGTATCACGGCATCAGACAG AGCGACAGAAAGTGGATGAAGTTTTATCTTCCAAAAGCGATCATTGTTGGTGCCATGTGGATTATCGGCATCACCATGACTTGCTGGCAACAGTACAGGGGTCTTTATGATCCAACTTTTAACTACAAAGTAGACTCAGGAAATTTTGTG gcATTGATAActattttcttcatctttggAGGTCTTTACCTTTTGTACCTACTCTTCCTGGTCATTCGGGCCTTTACAGAACTCAGATCGTTACCTTACATGA ATCTGAGGTTACAGTTCATGACTATATTAATGCTGTGTGTCGTAATTGCGAG CACGATTATTACGATCCTTAGGTTTGGAGTCAGCATCATCAAAGAGAATTTTGTGTCGGAGTTATCAACGTACTACAAGAACT CGGCGGAATTCCTGGCTTTCTATAGTCTATTGAACCTCTACCTGTATACCATGGCATTTGTCTACTCTCCATCCAAGAATGCCTACAAGG ATTCCTATTTTAAAGATAACCCAACATTTGCCATGCTCAATGAGTCTGAAGATGATATGGG GAGCGAAGACGAAGAGGACCAAAGGACGTCCCTGACCAGTACGAGGTACCAAGATAGCGACAACGAATGA
- the LOC139962722 gene encoding transmembrane protein 181-like isoform X5, which produces MRLYTLTKRQFVLVFICFFAAFGVSVLIGITGPSIDVSFSTVRSNANTNDSFSLESPTLNKFNRSLWLTAVINSTDYKKDKFQSDLAVTVSIRGAKDDASVEKVGQQEYNHDRSLICSKKSGCQPILLAHVGVLEYAKYHFVITLAGLENNPADSISFCFRSYNPIFSNMEIWFRFIFLVLTFIVTCMFAHALRKFSIRDWSIEQKWLSVLLPLLLLYNNPIFPLIFLVNSWVPLIVDNIFQTTFLSALLLFWLCTYHGIRQSDRKWMKFYLPKAIIVGAMWIIGITMTCWQQYRGLYDPTFNYKVDSGNFVALITIFFIFGGLYLLYLLFLVIRAFTELRSLPYMNLRLQFMTILMLCVVIASTIITILRFGVSIIKENFVSELSTYYKNSAEFLAFYSLLNLYLYTMAFVYSPSKNAYKDSYFKDNPTFAMLNESEDDMGSEDEEDQRTSLTSTRYQDSDNE; this is translated from the exons ATGAGACTTTATACTCTCACGAAGAGACAGTTTGTGCTCGTCTTCATCTGTTTCTTTGCTGCTTTTGGAGTTTCAGTCTTAATAGGAATCACAG GTCCAAGTATAGATGTGTCCTTTTCAACAGTACGAAGTAACGCCAATACC AATGACTCTTTTTCTTTGGAGTCTCCCACCTTAAATAAATTTAACCGGTCGTTATGGCTGACAGCAGTAATAAATTCCACAGATT ataaaaaagacaaatttcAGAGTGATCTGGCAGTGACGGTATCGATCCGTGGTGCGAAAGATGATGCCAGTGTGGAAAAGGTCGGCCAGCAAGAATACAACCATGACAGGTCTCTGATTTGCTCTAAG AAGAGTGGCTGTCAGCCAATTCTCCTGGCTCACGTCGGGGTCCTTGAGTATGCCAAATACCATTTTGTTATTACGCTCGCAGGACTCGAGAATAATCCAGCCGATTCAATTTCGTTTTGC TTTAGATCTTACAATCCGATCTTCTCGAATATGGAGATATGGTTCAGGTTCATCTTCCTAGTATTGACTTTCATCGTCACG TGCATGTTCGCCCATGCCTTGAGGAAGTTCTCCATTCGTGATTGGTCGATTGAGCAGAAGTGGCTGTCAGTCCTTCTGCCTCTGTTGTTGCTGTATAACA ATCCCATCTTCCCGTTAATCTTCCTAGTCAACAGCTGGGTTCCTCTGATCGTAGACAATATTTTCCAGACGACATTCCTATCTGCACTCTTGCTATTTTGGTTGTGCACGTATCACGGCATCAGACAG AGCGACAGAAAGTGGATGAAGTTTTATCTTCCAAAAGCGATCATTGTTGGTGCCATGTGGATTATCGGCATCACCATGACTTGCTGGCAACAGTACAGGGGTCTTTATGATCCAACTTTTAACTACAAAGTAGACTCAGGAAATTTTGTG gcATTGATAActattttcttcatctttggAGGTCTTTACCTTTTGTACCTACTCTTCCTGGTCATTCGGGCCTTTACAGAACTCAGATCGTTACCTTACATGA ATCTGAGGTTACAGTTCATGACTATATTAATGCTGTGTGTCGTAATTGCGAG CACGATTATTACGATCCTTAGGTTTGGAGTCAGCATCATCAAAGAGAATTTTGTGTCGGAGTTATCAACGTACTACAAGAACT CGGCGGAATTCCTGGCTTTCTATAGTCTATTGAACCTCTACCTGTATACCATGGCATTTGTCTACTCTCCATCCAAGAATGCCTACAAGG ATTCCTATTTTAAAGATAACCCAACATTTGCCATGCTCAATGAGTCTGAAGATGATATGGG GAGCGAAGACGAAGAGGACCAAAGGACGTCCCTGACCAGTACGAGGTACCAAGATAGCGACAACGAATGA
- the LOC139962722 gene encoding transmembrane protein 181-like isoform X2, with amino-acid sequence MYFALKSIYSTRRGSVQMRLYTLTKRQFVLVFICFFAAFGVSVLIGITGPSIDVSFSTVRSNANTNDSFSLESPTLNKFNRSLWLTAVINSTDYKKDKFQSDLAVTVSIRGAKDDASVEKVGQQEYNHDRSLICSKKSGCQPILLAHVGVLEYAKYHFVITLAGLENNPADSISFCFRSYNPIFSNMEIWFRFIFLVLTFIVTCMFAHALRKFSIRDWSIEQKWLSVLLPLLLLYNNPIFPLIFLVNSWVPLIVDNIFQTTFLSALLLFWLCTYHGIRQSDRKWMKFYLPKAIIVGAMWIIGITMTCWQQYRGLYDPTFNYKVDSGNFVALITIFFIFGGLYLLYLLFLVIRAFTELRSLPYMNLRLQFMTILMLCVVIASTIITILRFGVSIIKENFVSELSTYYKNSAEFLAFYSLLNLYLYTMAFVYSPSKNAYKDSYFKDNPTFAMLNESEDDMGSEDEEDQRTSLTSTRYQDSDNE; translated from the exons ATGTATTTTGCCTTGAAGAGCATCTACAGTACTAGGAGAGg GTCGGTGCAAATGAGACTTTATACTCTCACGAAGAGACAGTTTGTGCTCGTCTTCATCTGTTTCTTTGCTGCTTTTGGAGTTTCAGTCTTAATAGGAATCACAG GTCCAAGTATAGATGTGTCCTTTTCAACAGTACGAAGTAACGCCAATACC AATGACTCTTTTTCTTTGGAGTCTCCCACCTTAAATAAATTTAACCGGTCGTTATGGCTGACAGCAGTAATAAATTCCACAGATT ataaaaaagacaaatttcAGAGTGATCTGGCAGTGACGGTATCGATCCGTGGTGCGAAAGATGATGCCAGTGTGGAAAAGGTCGGCCAGCAAGAATACAACCATGACAGGTCTCTGATTTGCTCTAAG AAGAGTGGCTGTCAGCCAATTCTCCTGGCTCACGTCGGGGTCCTTGAGTATGCCAAATACCATTTTGTTATTACGCTCGCAGGACTCGAGAATAATCCAGCCGATTCAATTTCGTTTTGC TTTAGATCTTACAATCCGATCTTCTCGAATATGGAGATATGGTTCAGGTTCATCTTCCTAGTATTGACTTTCATCGTCACG TGCATGTTCGCCCATGCCTTGAGGAAGTTCTCCATTCGTGATTGGTCGATTGAGCAGAAGTGGCTGTCAGTCCTTCTGCCTCTGTTGTTGCTGTATAACA ATCCCATCTTCCCGTTAATCTTCCTAGTCAACAGCTGGGTTCCTCTGATCGTAGACAATATTTTCCAGACGACATTCCTATCTGCACTCTTGCTATTTTGGTTGTGCACGTATCACGGCATCAGACAG AGCGACAGAAAGTGGATGAAGTTTTATCTTCCAAAAGCGATCATTGTTGGTGCCATGTGGATTATCGGCATCACCATGACTTGCTGGCAACAGTACAGGGGTCTTTATGATCCAACTTTTAACTACAAAGTAGACTCAGGAAATTTTGTG gcATTGATAActattttcttcatctttggAGGTCTTTACCTTTTGTACCTACTCTTCCTGGTCATTCGGGCCTTTACAGAACTCAGATCGTTACCTTACATGA ATCTGAGGTTACAGTTCATGACTATATTAATGCTGTGTGTCGTAATTGCGAG CACGATTATTACGATCCTTAGGTTTGGAGTCAGCATCATCAAAGAGAATTTTGTGTCGGAGTTATCAACGTACTACAAGAACT CGGCGGAATTCCTGGCTTTCTATAGTCTATTGAACCTCTACCTGTATACCATGGCATTTGTCTACTCTCCATCCAAGAATGCCTACAAGG ATTCCTATTTTAAAGATAACCCAACATTTGCCATGCTCAATGAGTCTGAAGATGATATGGG GAGCGAAGACGAAGAGGACCAAAGGACGTCCCTGACCAGTACGAGGTACCAAGATAGCGACAACGAATGA
- the LOC139962722 gene encoding transmembrane protein 181-like isoform X4: protein MAWSKRSVQMRLYTLTKRQFVLVFICFFAAFGVSVLIGITGPSIDVSFSTVRSNANTNDSFSLESPTLNKFNRSLWLTAVINSTDYKKDKFQSDLAVTVSIRGAKDDASVEKVGQQEYNHDRSLICSKKSGCQPILLAHVGVLEYAKYHFVITLAGLENNPADSISFCFRSYNPIFSNMEIWFRFIFLVLTFIVTCMFAHALRKFSIRDWSIEQKWLSVLLPLLLLYNNPIFPLIFLVNSWVPLIVDNIFQTTFLSALLLFWLCTYHGIRQSDRKWMKFYLPKAIIVGAMWIIGITMTCWQQYRGLYDPTFNYKVDSGNFVALITIFFIFGGLYLLYLLFLVIRAFTELRSLPYMNLRLQFMTILMLCVVIASTIITILRFGVSIIKENFVSELSTYYKNSAEFLAFYSLLNLYLYTMAFVYSPSKNAYKDSYFKDNPTFAMLNESEDDMGSEDEEDQRTSLTSTRYQDSDNE, encoded by the exons ATGGCTTGGTCAAAACG GTCGGTGCAAATGAGACTTTATACTCTCACGAAGAGACAGTTTGTGCTCGTCTTCATCTGTTTCTTTGCTGCTTTTGGAGTTTCAGTCTTAATAGGAATCACAG GTCCAAGTATAGATGTGTCCTTTTCAACAGTACGAAGTAACGCCAATACC AATGACTCTTTTTCTTTGGAGTCTCCCACCTTAAATAAATTTAACCGGTCGTTATGGCTGACAGCAGTAATAAATTCCACAGATT ataaaaaagacaaatttcAGAGTGATCTGGCAGTGACGGTATCGATCCGTGGTGCGAAAGATGATGCCAGTGTGGAAAAGGTCGGCCAGCAAGAATACAACCATGACAGGTCTCTGATTTGCTCTAAG AAGAGTGGCTGTCAGCCAATTCTCCTGGCTCACGTCGGGGTCCTTGAGTATGCCAAATACCATTTTGTTATTACGCTCGCAGGACTCGAGAATAATCCAGCCGATTCAATTTCGTTTTGC TTTAGATCTTACAATCCGATCTTCTCGAATATGGAGATATGGTTCAGGTTCATCTTCCTAGTATTGACTTTCATCGTCACG TGCATGTTCGCCCATGCCTTGAGGAAGTTCTCCATTCGTGATTGGTCGATTGAGCAGAAGTGGCTGTCAGTCCTTCTGCCTCTGTTGTTGCTGTATAACA ATCCCATCTTCCCGTTAATCTTCCTAGTCAACAGCTGGGTTCCTCTGATCGTAGACAATATTTTCCAGACGACATTCCTATCTGCACTCTTGCTATTTTGGTTGTGCACGTATCACGGCATCAGACAG AGCGACAGAAAGTGGATGAAGTTTTATCTTCCAAAAGCGATCATTGTTGGTGCCATGTGGATTATCGGCATCACCATGACTTGCTGGCAACAGTACAGGGGTCTTTATGATCCAACTTTTAACTACAAAGTAGACTCAGGAAATTTTGTG gcATTGATAActattttcttcatctttggAGGTCTTTACCTTTTGTACCTACTCTTCCTGGTCATTCGGGCCTTTACAGAACTCAGATCGTTACCTTACATGA ATCTGAGGTTACAGTTCATGACTATATTAATGCTGTGTGTCGTAATTGCGAG CACGATTATTACGATCCTTAGGTTTGGAGTCAGCATCATCAAAGAGAATTTTGTGTCGGAGTTATCAACGTACTACAAGAACT CGGCGGAATTCCTGGCTTTCTATAGTCTATTGAACCTCTACCTGTATACCATGGCATTTGTCTACTCTCCATCCAAGAATGCCTACAAGG ATTCCTATTTTAAAGATAACCCAACATTTGCCATGCTCAATGAGTCTGAAGATGATATGGG GAGCGAAGACGAAGAGGACCAAAGGACGTCCCTGACCAGTACGAGGTACCAAGATAGCGACAACGAATGA